In Stieleria varia, one genomic interval encodes:
- a CDS encoding IS4 family transposase translates to MKVLDNAQWVEEHFSNCDLGDPRRNKRLQTVAKNMLDAPDQSLCKQNTKWSDLKAAYGLFNRPEATLDSIASSHWNKTRDTKPGRYLLISDTTDIDHFSHKATTGLGMLGSGVGRGFQLHNCLMYDCDNEQIVGEAGAILFKRKHVPKDETRTQRLKRYRESSLWGDLVDRIGPSPEGSQWVHVFDRGGDSFETMCHIVRTGDDWVIRASRLSRKVIDNRGEKVSLRQAVGNAMRVGTYELSLRSRPGVKARTATMEILVAEATFPRPSQVSPKIRSFGIEEITMNVVVVREVNAPKGVSSIEWVLLTSLPAATLEDAWQVVSDYENRWLIEEYHKVLKSGCNLEGHSLRSADRLEAQIALTSVIGVRLFQLKLVGRNDQTAKARNRIPHAWLRCLAVYRPKLKLTKLTVYEFFRQVANLGGFIGRKSDGEPGWHTIWYGFQKLQLLVAGMELADTKKA, encoded by the coding sequence ATGAAAGTGCTCGACAATGCGCAGTGGGTTGAGGAACATTTCTCCAATTGCGATTTGGGGGACCCTCGACGGAATAAACGATTACAGACCGTCGCTAAAAATATGCTCGACGCTCCGGATCAGTCTTTGTGCAAACAGAACACAAAATGGTCCGATCTGAAGGCCGCGTACGGGTTGTTCAATCGACCCGAAGCGACATTGGATTCGATCGCTTCATCACATTGGAATAAGACTCGCGATACAAAGCCCGGTCGGTATTTGTTAATCAGCGATACAACCGACATCGACCACTTCTCTCACAAGGCGACCACAGGCCTTGGGATGTTGGGCAGTGGCGTCGGTCGCGGGTTTCAATTGCACAATTGCTTGATGTACGATTGTGATAACGAGCAAATTGTCGGCGAAGCGGGGGCAATTCTATTCAAACGAAAACATGTCCCAAAAGATGAAACTCGGACACAACGCCTGAAACGTTATCGCGAAAGCAGCTTGTGGGGAGATCTTGTCGATCGCATCGGGCCTTCCCCGGAGGGTAGCCAGTGGGTCCACGTTTTTGATCGTGGTGGCGATAGCTTCGAAACCATGTGCCATATCGTTAGGACTGGGGATGACTGGGTAATTCGTGCTTCGAGGCTTTCGCGTAAAGTCATCGATAATCGCGGAGAAAAGGTGAGCCTTAGGCAGGCTGTGGGCAATGCAATGCGCGTTGGCACTTATGAATTATCTTTGCGCAGCCGCCCAGGAGTGAAGGCAAGAACGGCAACGATGGAGATACTCGTTGCCGAAGCAACCTTTCCTCGTCCGTCACAGGTGAGCCCGAAGATTCGGAGCTTTGGGATCGAAGAAATCACGATGAATGTGGTGGTTGTACGAGAAGTCAATGCACCAAAGGGAGTCTCATCTATTGAGTGGGTCTTATTGACAAGTCTTCCAGCGGCGACACTGGAAGATGCTTGGCAGGTCGTCTCGGATTATGAAAATCGTTGGCTGATCGAGGAGTACCACAAAGTACTTAAATCCGGATGTAATCTTGAAGGCCACTCGTTGCGTTCGGCGGATCGTCTGGAAGCTCAGATCGCATTGACCAGTGTGATAGGTGTCCGCTTGTTTCAGTTGAAACTTGTTGGACGCAACGACCAGACCGCCAAGGCCAGAAATCGAATTCCGCACGCTTGGCTGCGTTGTCTTGCCGTGTACCGCCCCAAGTTGAAACTCACTAAGCTAACGGTTTACGAATTTTTTCGTCAAGTTGCCAACCTGGGTGGATTCATTGGGCGAAAAAGCGACGGCGAGCCAGGCTGGCACACCATCTGGTACGGATTCCAGAAACTTCAGCTCCTAGTTGCCGGAATGGAACTTGCTGATACAAAAAAGGCGTGA
- a CDS encoding MBL fold metallo-hydrolase encodes MELHCLGTAGYHPNETRHTSCYFLPADGIVLDAGSGFFRLPELIQTDSLDVLLSHCHLDHVFGLTFLLDVLYQRPVQNVRIWGESEKLAAVREHLFSELVFPVPLAAHWHPIDETPQFHVGEVMVSWRAQDHPGGSVGYRLDWPGEPVRDPGKEPSSGPRRMLYLTDTVGATDAEFVSWASGADLMLHECNFRDSSQELAKKTGHSFASRVGEVARLTRPKKLLVGHVNPLDPTPETMLGEIASGFAGEIEMAHDKRCVKF; translated from the coding sequence GTGGAACTGCACTGTTTGGGAACAGCCGGGTATCACCCGAACGAGACTCGCCACACGAGCTGTTATTTCTTGCCAGCCGATGGGATCGTGCTGGACGCCGGCAGCGGCTTCTTTCGCCTGCCGGAATTGATCCAGACCGATTCCCTGGATGTCCTGTTGTCGCATTGCCATCTGGATCATGTCTTTGGACTGACTTTTTTGCTGGACGTGCTTTATCAGCGACCGGTTCAGAACGTTCGAATTTGGGGGGAATCAGAGAAACTGGCTGCGGTCCGCGAGCACCTCTTCTCAGAATTAGTCTTTCCTGTTCCCTTGGCGGCCCACTGGCACCCCATTGATGAAACACCTCAGTTTCACGTCGGGGAGGTCATGGTGAGCTGGCGGGCTCAGGATCACCCTGGCGGTTCCGTCGGCTACCGACTGGATTGGCCGGGGGAGCCAGTTCGAGATCCGGGTAAGGAACCAAGTAGCGGCCCGCGGCGGATGCTGTATTTGACCGATACGGTGGGTGCGACCGATGCGGAATTCGTCAGCTGGGCGTCGGGAGCCGACTTGATGCTGCATGAGTGCAATTTCCGCGATTCCAGCCAAGAGTTGGCGAAAAAAACGGGGCACAGCTTTGCTTCGCGAGTAGGGGAAGTAGCGAGATTGACGAGGCCGAAAAAACTGCTTGTGGGGCACGTCAATCCGTTGGACCCGACACCGGAAACGATGCTCGGTGAAATCGCCAGCGGGTTCGCCGGCGAGATCGAGATGGCCCATGACAAACGGTGCGTAAAGTTCTGA